Genomic DNA from Telopea speciosissima isolate NSW1024214 ecotype Mountain lineage chromosome 2, Tspe_v1, whole genome shotgun sequence:
TGATACCACTCATACGAGAACCTGATCAGCTGCGTCTGCAGATTTCTCCTCACACAAGCCTCGTAACCCTCATCCTTTTGTATAACATTCAACAAAAGCTGCCGGCCTGCCGGCTGGGATTGAggcccaaaaaattatataatggGTTGGGCTTTCTGTCACAGAGAAAGGCACCGCAGAGTTTTCTGTTTATTGTGCTACTTTGCGAACTACGATCATATTGATTTcactatttaccaaaaaaaaaaaaagaaaagatttcacTGAAAACGAAGCTTTGCAGTTCTCGCCACCTTGTCATCAGGGCCTCAATGGCTCAATCTGAAGACCCTCCTCGTCTTCGACACGTGGTCCCTATGACAGCTCATTCTCAGTTTCTTTCATCAGTTGGAGGGAACCCCCTTCCCCTTTTCCTTGTTTACATACATTCGATACCTTCCCCTGCCTTTTCCATGTTGCAGAGTCCAACTGTTTCACACTTGCACTTTTGTGTgttagatgagagagagagagagagacagagagagagagatttcttgTTGGGTTGATTATCATCCGACACATACTTTCTGTGGGACCAGGCAAAAGCATACGAACGGTATGCATGTAGGCCACGTGGTGACATGTTGTCCACGTGCGAAGCAGAGGAAAGGTCGGCCAGTTTGGAGGAAGAGGGTGGCCGGTGCAACTGATCAGTACTCCAAAACCCTTCCAACGGGAGTCATAAGCCCAccgcatctctctctctctctctctcactcagtCGAGACTCGAGAGCCCAAACTCAGCACCACGTGCAGCGTGGTCCAAGTTCCATCGTCCACCTGGCccttccctcccctcccctcccctccccttcccctcctCCTTCATTAACCCCTTGGTGAGTCTCCACTAACACTCGTTCACGAACATAAATAAATAGCCACCACCCAAACcaactctttctctctttctctgtagTAGTTAGTTAGCcgcagagaagagaagagaagatgaggggCCAAGTTCAAGATAAGTTCTCAGAGTTCTACGAGCAATGGGTGAACCAACATGAAGTCAATCTCAAAGAACTCCTCTCAGTACCAAGagacccttcttcttcttccaatgagCAACTCCACCGAGCCCTCGTCTCCAAAGTGGTGATCCACTATAAACAATACTACACTGTCAAATGGGCTTCTGCCAAGGACGACGTTCTGGGCTTCTTCTCTCCCACCTGGTTCAGTTCTCTCGAAAACGCTTACCATTGGATAACCGGTTGGAAACCTTCCATGCTTTTCCGTCTCATTACCTCATTACGTCAGACCCGTGTCCCCGGTGCGAATCTCGTCGACATGACCGAGGAACAGCTAGAGAAGATCCAAGAGCTTCTGATTCAGATCAGAATAGAGGAAGACCGGGTGGACAGAGAGATGGAAAGGCAGCAAGTGAGCATCGCCGACAAGCCAATGGTGGACCTGTCTAGGCTTGCTACTCAAGTCAACAACGGCGAGGTGGTGGGTGAGTTGGACAAGTATGTGGATGTGACACTGAGCTCGTTGTTGGCTGGGTTGGAAAACGTGATGAAGATGGCCGATTGCGTGCGATTGATGGCCTTGAAAGGTGTATTGGAAGTGCTCAATCCTTTGCAGTCTGTGGATTTCTTGGCGGCTATTGCGATGTTGCAGATTCAACTGAGGGTGGTTGGGAAGAGAAGGGATCATGCGAAGATGATGACGTTGAACCAGAAGGATTAATTCAGAAAGTCGTGTTATGTTTAATGTAGCggaccatcatcatcatcatctcacATCAGCTATTGTAGAAGAGAGTAGTACATCTGCATGGATATGTATATACACAGAAACATGGTGCTTAAGACACAGTGTCGAGTGTCGAGTCTAGAACAGTAAAGAAGTTGGAATTAGTAGAGTAGAGAAGTTAGAAATAGTAGTGTATATATGTGAGTGAGAATAAAAGTACGTGAAATAGTCACCATCTCCATGCCTGCCCAtttccaactctctctctctctctctctctctccccccgtTTTTCTTTGTGGTTTGCAAAAAACGAGCTAGAGAAACAAAGACAGCTAGTGAAGATAGAGTTTCCTTGGGcccatgaaatgaaatgaaCTGTGAAGCAATCCGTACACCAGTTCTCAAAAAGGTCGCCTCGTACGTACAGGTTGGAagtatttatcaaaaaaaaacaagtgtaGGTTGGAAGTAATGGAAGTAATCTGTAAACCTGTGAACTGCGTCTCTGGAATTGAGTTGTAgacgagaatggatcatctgtaCGTATCAACCGGTGAATGTACATCTTAAAgtcaatcatattttaattttgtttccataaaaattccttcttcctttgtaaatggtaaaaaataggacaggtgattggctctcacatgtacgttcacctgttggtacgtgtagaggaaccgaactcgTTGTAGACGATATAGAACTGATTTCAAAGAGAAAGCGAGAGGGATTTTCGAGGTGGTTTCCGtgcaattttaaaacaaaagtaCTTGTGTTTGCGTACTGGGGaaaaaataatcctctccaattccctaaaaagtgTAGTGTGATGCAGTTCAGACTAAGAATTCGAGGAGTTCGACACCTAGCAGATGCGACATTCAACAATGctaagtttgaaaaaaaaatatgattcaaTCAATTTTGGATCGTTGGATGTCGTGCCTATTAGGTGTTGACCTCTCAAACCCAAGCTGCACCGCATTAGGCAATCAAGGAAAACCACCTGCTATATATACAGGCTTTCACACCATCCAGATCTCCTACGGCCTAGCTGCCTGTAGCAACCTGTGCAATGTGACAGGGCCGCACACGCAATGACCATCTTACTCCCGCTTGGGCAAGGGGTTGGGTAGGGGTAAGACAATCATTGCATGCACGGCCCAGTCTGCGCCGCActggctgctacgggcagctgggccgtagacgatctgtatttctttttttgtgggTGAATTAGGCCATAcatgtaatctttttttttttgataaagaggcCATACATGTAATCAACCATGCTTACGCTTACCAACCCAGAAAGTCAACCACGCTTGCCTTTATTCTAAAAATACATGTAGTAAATAAAGAAGACAAATAGATAATATCTTCAACAAGGGCGGGGAGGGTTTGCGGAGAAGGGAAACTGGAGATGGGGTATTTGCAAGGGGTGTTTCAAGGGCGATGGCTAGAATGAGTGGGTTTGCAGCAAGGCCAATTGCGAGAGATAGCAAGGATTGTGGGATTGCAGGCTTACAGGCAAAGAAGGGCAGCAATTGCGGGGGGTGGGTTTTCTAGAGAGGCAAGTGTTGCGTGTATGGAATGGCTAGGGGGGTTTTCTCTCCGAAACACACtggttctctttctctgtgAGAAGCTTGGATGCTCTGAGCAAGCATTGGTTCGAAGCTTGAAAGGTCTGATTTGATCCAAAGTTCAGTACTTGTGCTCTGATCAGGTACTAGATCGTTTGCATTGTgatgatttaaatttaaatagAATGAATCGAgttggatgaatgaaaaaaaatccttaGTTTCCTCCAGCAGCTTAGCTGGCCTAGTACCTGATTTGGGGTTGCCTGCAATGATAATATCATAGAACAAGCCTTGAAATGGTCTTGCACTGCAAGTACTCCTTAGTAGTGTGAATAACGGACTTGTAAGTACCTGAGCATCCTCTCTTAATGGTTAGGTTTTTAAAGATATTTTTGTACCTCTGGAAGGTACTCTCATTTCCTTCTTCCGCTTCTTTGGTTTTGTTTACAAGGCAATTTCTATAAGAAGTATAGTCTGCCATTGTTGGTGTAAGGTTTCAGTTTTAGGGCTAAAATGATTGTTGTTTTCAATTTATAGctttatttaaaattaaagaaaattttatatcgGCTTCAGATGGAGGAAGATGTCTCCACAATTCCTACAATTGGGTTTAATGTGGAAACGGTGCAGTAAAACAATATCAAATTTCAAGTATGGAATCTAGGTATTTCTATCTATACCTTGATCTATCACTATTTGTGTTGTGTAATTTTGAACCCTACATTTGTACTCTGTTTTGATTTTGATGCTTGTAAAGAATTAAGGACAATCATAGTTCCACAAACAAATCCTGCATTCCTGCTTTCCTACTCGATCACAACATCAAGAgtctgaaaagaaaaagaggaatcaGAAAACAATTTAGAAAATAAACTATGAGATCGCTGAAGATTGGGATTCAAAGAAGTAGTCTTGTATTATCTGCTTGGTATTGCATTAGGATTCATTTAACTTTGCTATGAGCTACTGCAGCTCAATATTTTCCTCTCTTTGTCAGCTTTAGGGCATGGGATCTTGGccataatattttattatttatcgTGTAACAAAACTATTACGCTTTGATTTGATCTCAATGTCCTTCTTAGAGAAGGGGATCACATTACCCTGAGtgatttaaaaaatttggtAAGCTTATGCTTGCTGATTTCTGTGAAAGTCAGAGCTACTTTGTTGTGAGAATTGAGATGCAGTGCCGCCCTAAATGGGATGCCAAGTTGGACTAGTGAGATGCTTGTCAAGGTCAGATATACTCCTTTCTTACACCTTGCACATATCAATTTCTTTCCCCAATTCTGTTTCAATCTTATTTGTTATTCTGTCCACTAACTTCCTGCTGAACTTATTCTCATTTTAAGATCATACCATAGTGCAGGAATAGCCACCACATCAATCCATCAATTCACCTATTAGTGGCAGCTCATTGTCCTACTCAATGTCCTGCGGCAGCAACATACTTGTCACAGGTAGTAATTACAAGCATGAGTTTTGGagtctactttctattttctatctCTAGTAGTTCTAGTCTAGTTTGTATTCATTTTAAGTTTCGATTTCAGTTTAGTTTCCATGTTAGCTTCCTATTGTTGTAGGATAGTTTAAGCATaacttttgtttctattttctggttTGGATCCAATGTGAACTCGGAGTTATGGTTAACATCTCTATTTTTGAGTTGTATTGGAGATTTATATATAGGTTTGTAACCCTGCCACCCTTGGAGGCATACGACTTTATAAATAAGAAGTGTTGTGTCCTGTTTAAGCTGTGTGGATTCATGGTGTGCTATTGAGGAGGACTTCTCAAGTTTTGGGTGGATTCTTTCAACTCCATTCATTGTTGTATTTCTATTCTACTTTAGTAATCCAATTCATGCTGTCAGATCAATTGCTTTTGTGATCAATACCACTGTAGTAATCTTCTGATTTGCTATTCTGTGAACTGTTCCTTTGTCTTCTATCTCTGGATTTCTAGCAATAAGTTTCTTTGAATCTGATTCGCAGTTTTATTTCCAGaagtttttttcttatttttttagcATCActcttttctaaaaaatatctaATCTGGTCTAATCTCACCTCTATTTCTGTGAGGGAAAATTGTGTTTTCTACTTTACTAGTTAGGTCTGAACCCTATAAGAACTTGACTGGATTTCAGAGGTTCCACACCAAGGGTTTCTTTTAGTTATTGAATTCTCACTTGTCCTTAGATTCTGTGTTCTGTTACTGTTAGCTTTAAAACCAGAGTTGCATCGCTCCAATCTGTCTCTGTTTCTTCCCTAATTAACCTGTTCTGTCCTTAAAgccgtttggggttttttttcccccttatcTCATTTAGAGTTTCGGTTTCATATTTGCACACTTTCTCAATTGCAGCTCTTATTTATGACACTGTACTTTTCTCATTTTACATGTTCAACTTCCAAAACATCTATCTGTGTAACTTATGCATTATAGGATGGATGGCTATGCTTGATAAGATGCTCAAGGAAGAACTGTCCTGTAAACATGGTTTTAAGCATAATTTGATAATAGCTATGAAGTTGGATTATGTTCTTGAGTTAAATTTGGAATGGAATTATAGGGATTGAATATCTTTGCGACAAAACACCAAAGTTGtgttaccatttttttttattcattacaTTGCTTGCATGATTTGTTTACAATACTTTAATAATTTATTCATTATGTGGAATCAATTGCCATTTATAAAACATGCTTTCCTATATTATAATATTTCCTGTATACTTTAAtaattcattctctctctctctctctactcccTTTCATTGATTTTAATGAAATGATGAAATGGGAAGGTAAAAGGATGAAACAAATAATGATTATTTATGTGTTGTGCAACAACAGACCAAGGTAATTCCCAACTAATTAGACCTATGTTGATCGCGCAAGGTGGTGTGAGAGCACCAGGATGTTAAAGACTGTTTACCCTAGCCAGCTATGTGGTGCAAAGTAGTGGATATAGCTCTAGCACCCGAAGGCTGTGATTCCCGGTAGAAACCAGTCAATTCTTTGTTTTGCTTCCTTGGATACTCCTCTTCGTAACCTGACTATCTTCAATAAAGAAACTTATAGATATCTTCAGTTTATTTTTCAATTTGAGATTTGGATTTGTTTGTTTCCCATTAGGTGTGTATCATGATGGTGGTTAAATTCGGTGGTGACCATTTAGCAGTTGATACACGTTTTGTGTTTTGCGATTTCAACTTTTTCTTGTATCCTAAATGGTTTCATTACGAATTAGTGGGATATTTAGCTCATTTTTCATTTAGCACCGATTggtataaaattaaaattttatgcATTGAGATAAGTTATcttcttttgaattttaaaattttagtgttttttaaaaaaaaaaataaattatgggagaatgttttttgtgccgggagcacaggctgcgcctagacacatgaggATGGGTGAAATGATAACCCTGTctcctgaatggcaggcccatgtgtctgggcgcaggctgtgctgcggcacagagaacatcaacccataAATTATTGAGAATGAGCCTTAATAAAATGCAAATTAGTAAGTGGATTGGATTACAAATTTTACATCAATATTACAACCAATCAAACAACTTAACTAAATTAATTTCACTTCACTTCTGTTGCAACCAAACGacttaaaaagaagaaaaaaaaattccttcaatttcctttcccatttcccttgcaactTAACAAAGCCTTTATGTTTTCAAATCCTATATTCTCGTGTTTCCTCATTCTGTGTCGTATGCCTATTttaaaaaaggttaaaaaaataataataataaaaaaattgatatgtacacaggtgagagagaggagagaaaaaaaaagaaaagagaaataatagggagagaTAAATTATGAtttaatataaaaagaaatacagTAGGCATAAGGGTTTGCTTTAGGGATGAAACAATGACGTCTTGATTTATTGAGAGGTAGCCAACCTCTTCTCAAGATAAACATCTAgagataatttaggattttCAATCTGTTCTTCTCTATTTGTAAGAGTTCATATAAGTAGACTATCTATACGGGGTTACAATTTACTTGGTTACAATTTACATCATAATCCTACATATTGTAATTGTTCCCACAATCCTACATCTACTCCCCTAACATATATACAATGCGAATTTAAATATCTACATAATTCGCATAATATTTAACTTCTTAGACCCGTACCAGTGGACACAACCTCTTTATATGTTCACACCTATACCATACATCCTCAACGTTCCATGTACGTGCACATAAAAACTTCCCTACCCCTTGGAAATCAGCTTTGTCGTCAAGGCGGCATGTAAGAAATTGTTTCATCATAGCTATTAGATCTTCTCAATTAGCTTCCGTCGAAGAGAGTCCTTGCTAATGAATGAGAATATATGGCTTGTGTTTAAAAACAAATACATTTAAGCAGGTCCTAATTCACTGGCAAGGCATATCGCCACTAAACACTTGCAATTTATTTTAGGTAAAAAACAGATGAGTTGAGAAAAAAACTAATTTACATACATAAGAGGACCAGTTTCACAGGATAGTGTGAAATTCCATGGAAAAAAGGGAAAGTTTTTTGTTGTTAATTGACACACTGCTAAAATTGTGCATGCAAAACTTCttcaaactttttcaaatttgaccGATGATATGATTCTATCTAAAACATATTTATAAATTGTTGTGGCCTTGTGAAACCCGGTCAGGTCTAGtcactttttttaaaaaaatttaatgaaataaatatatataaataaaaaaaaaataaaagtaaagaaTTACATAGCAATGTATTTTGAATTTATACCATTTAACAATAGAAATGAGTCAAGGAGTTAAGAGTTTGTTACTATTTATTACCGAGGGTTTCTTACTATTTTATAATAAAGATTTACTACGTTACTCATTAGTTTCTAAAGTGAATCGACTTTATGATTTAGAAAAAGTGTGTCATGACTCAGGATAAAAATATGAAGTTTTATTTGACTCAGATGAATCGGGTCTTGTCTTTTTATTCTACAATTCGTGACTAGGTTTCCGAAGTTTTGACTCCACCCAGTGCGACTCGCTTTAATCAAAATTCGGTTTTCTTAACAACAATCCCCAAGACGTTAAATATCACAGAACAGCCACTGAAATAAGGATCTCACCCCTTCGGAGTGTTCGGAGGGCAAAACATTTGTCAAAAGCAATTTCGGAGCACAAATTTCCTGAATAACAACAGGATGCGAAGGTGTGGAGACGTCGACAATTTATTTCATTGATCTTCTGAAAGACTGCTTTCCTTAGTGATACATCGGTACTGAACATCCAAAACAGAAATGCTCTGGTGACAAAAAATTTTCGTTTCTGCTACTATCTCTGATTTAATATCATCACAAAAAACAACAGACGAAGTCCTTCGAAGCCCTTCTTTCGGAGAAATCTCGACAGATACGGACCTTTTACTCAcaggaaattagggtttcaaatctTCCTAAAGGGAATAagccaataataataaaaaataaattccaggTCAGTTGTGTTTCTCGCGCTTTCTTTTGATTTGGTATCGGTATCGCCGAGGAAAAAGTGGTGAGGCACAGTCAGGCTCGACCGACTTACATGGGTCTGCAACATAGGGTGTCCGTTCACGGTTAATTGCAGCGGTGGAATTTCCAAGGCGATTGCAGCGGCGGATAAACtctgttcttcttcatctctcttCGTCCAGCAGTTGCAGGAGCGATTTTAGCAGCGGGAACACTACATAGGAGGCTATTGAGcccctttccccttcttcttctcagtctCTATTCAGACTGCgagtctctctcttctccttctccatctgTAAGTCGTTTCTCAGCCttttatggtatttttctgtctCTTTTTACTCGTATTTGATTTTTTAGGTTCAAAGATGTTTGGGAAAAAAATCTGATATTttcttcaataatttttttttttttcttttctgattacTATGGTAATTGAAACTCAACCCAAAACGACCCTAGCAGCTGCCCCTgccctcttcatcttctccctctccatcCTCGTTGGAGCTCAGCGGGGCCGGTGATTCTTCTTCTCAGGCTCAATTTCCTCTTCTCCGTTTTCTTTCCCAATCAACTACAGTAGCAGGAAAATAGCAGAGTGGAACTCTCTTCTCCGTCTCAGATCAAATCACAGGgtttctattcttcttcatcGATTGAAGCGACGATTATGCTTTTTAACCACTTTTCCCAAAATCCAAGAACTCAAAAGAATGGTGATCAGATTTCACATCATGAAGAAGAAATTCCATCACTATTCTTTCCTTTTCGTTGTTACTTTTTCCTACTTTGAGATCGGCTGCAACTTCAAGTTTCGATGAGGCTTGAGGatgatgagagaaaaagaagcatTGTTTTTAGGGAACTCTTTCGTCTGATTTCGATGGAGAAAGGTAATAATTACGattaaaaattatgaaaaataaagaCTAAGGGTACCAAAGAtttagaaaaataagaagaaattgGTGATTGCAGCAAAGTCTGAGGAATTTGCAGTGGCAATTGCAAATCTGGTCGAACTTGAGTGTCTTATTCTTCTCTGCATATGAATTGGGAGAGTAATTCAAATCAGCAGATCAATTTCTAAGGACAAAAAACAGTTACCCACTTCTACATTCATTACTCCTTCCCCATTTACCCTAATCGAATCTACCCAACCTTGAAACGCACCATCCATCCTCCCATTCTCATCTCTCCATTTCTGAAACCTATCAACAATCCCACTATCATCGCTCTCAAAACCCCTTTTGCTCCCCATCGTTTCCGTTCTGTGATACCTATAATCCACAATCCACCTGCTGATATACAGATAGGTGGGAGAGGGAGGGCATACTTTTTTCTCTGCTGAAAAGTGAACAGGGAAGATAAGGAACAACCGTAGTAGCCAGGAACCTTTCAAAGGGAAAATTTATTGAATGGTTGATATTAATCTCATGTGAATCTATGGTTAAATGACAATATACGCATGAATAAGGTCACAGTGTGTATGTTCCGCTACCACTCACCCTAGTAGGTGGTGAATGTCtgttacatagtgaatatatgcctgTATTTTTGCTTATAAAATGGCCGTATTAAATATGTATTAAACAGGTATTGTATTATTGccgtatgcattttattatACCGGATTTTTGAAATGTATTATTatcgtctagtccgtttaattgccgtacgtatccgtacCCATTCAATTGccattcccgaacttactaactaagggatCTCCAATATCTACTATGTATCTAAGTTTTATTGCTTCTTGCAAAGTTTTAGTATGGAGAAATCAAGTATATGTGAGATGGGTTGTTTCTGaatttttgccatttttttaAGGTTGGGTTTAAGGGTTTTCAGGGTTTGGAGTTTTGATTATGCGtaggaagaaaaataagggatTTATGTCATGTGGAACCTCTGAGCTTTGCAGGTATTTTGTTGAACTTTAATATATTGAATCTATAGGTTCCCTGGTTCATATCAAAGCGAAGCTGCAAGACAAATATTTTCTATGGCGAAAGATGAAACATTTTCTGTAAAAGAAGCCGTCCACAAGCTGCAGCTTTTCCTCCTCGATGGCATTCGCCATGAGAACCAACTCTTTGCTGCTGGGTCACTGATGTCTCAAAGCGACTATGAGGATGTAGTGACTGAACGGTCTATCTCTGAACTCTGTGGTTACCCCCTCTGCAACAACCATCTACCATCGGAGCGGCCTGGGAAGGGTCGGTACCGCATTTCTCTCAAGGAGCACAAGGTCTATGACCTACAAGAAACCTACATGTACTGCTCTTCCGGTTGCCTCATCAATAGTCGGGCATTCGCAGGGAGCTTGCAACCAGAGAGATGCTTGGTCTCGAACCCTTTAAAGATTAATGAGGTTCTGAATTTGTTTGGTGATTCTAGTATCGATGAATCAGTTTTTGGGAAGAAGGGGGATTTAGGGCTCTCTGATTTGAAGATTCAAGAGATAGAGGACACCAAGACTGTTGGGGAGTTGTCGATGGAGAATTGGGTTGGTCCATCAAATGCAATTGAAGGCTATGTCCCCAAGGATCGTAGCCATTTCAAATTTTCTCGTCTTAAACAGCATGATGAAGGTATCTgtaattcaaaaaaaatcattttaattaATTGTTAACGTGTATATAACCTCTATATGTTGTGTTGGTTCCCACCCCCACCcgtaacacacacacacacaccccaaaaaaaaaactgttcttATCCTGCAAAC
This window encodes:
- the LOC122649877 gene encoding protein DOG1-like 4 translates to MRGQVQDKFSEFYEQWVNQHEVNLKELLSVPRDPSSSSNEQLHRALVSKVVIHYKQYYTVKWASAKDDVLGFFSPTWFSSLENAYHWITGWKPSMLFRLITSLRQTRVPGANLVDMTEEQLEKIQELLIQIRIEEDRVDREMERQQVSIADKPMVDLSRLATQVNNGEVVGELDKYVDVTLSSLLAGLENVMKMADCVRLMALKGVLEVLNPLQSVDFLAAIAMLQIQLRVVGKRRDHAKMMTLNQKD